A window from gamma proteobacterium SS-5 encodes these proteins:
- a CDS encoding cation:proton antiporter subunit C yields MSALLHYNYWIVIVLMMIGFYIVITHSNLIKKLLGLSIFQTSVFILYISMGKVIGGSAPILSDKVQIYSNPLPHVLILTAIVVGIATTALGLALVVRLREAYGSIEEEDIQAQERDEGQAP; encoded by the coding sequence ATGAGCGCCCTGCTGCATTACAACTATTGGATAGTCATCGTGTTGATGATGATCGGCTTTTACATCGTCATCACCCACTCCAACCTGATCAAGAAACTGCTTGGCCTGAGCATCTTCCAGACCTCTGTGTTTATCCTCTACATCAGCATGGGCAAGGTGATTGGCGGCAGCGCCCCCATCCTCAGCGACAAGGTACAGATCTACTCCAACCCCCTGCCCCATGTGCTGATCCTTACCGCCATCGTGGTCGGCATAGCCACCACCGCCCTGGGCCTGGCCCTGGTGGTACGCCTGCGCGAGGCCTACGGCAGCATTGAGGAGGAGGATATCCAGGCCCAGGAACGCGATGAGGGTCAGGCACCATGA
- a CDS encoding monovalent cation/H+ antiporter subunit D family protein codes for MMQHLPVLQVIVPLLAAPLALLLRPSRLAWLFALIASGAGLFISLSLLAQVLEQGTLIYALGGWAAPIGIEYRIDRLNAFVLLLVSLIGFVVLLAADTSIRREIDEDKQPYFYSLYLLCMAGLLGIVATGDAFNVFVFLEISALSTYTLIAMGRDRRALWASYQYLIMGTIGATFILIGIGLLYMMTGTLNMHDLALRLPAVQNSATVLTATAFFVVGVCLKLALFPMHLWLPNAYAYAPSIVTALLAATATKVAIYVLIRFVFTIFGLDFAFDSLPVHEMLLVLGVVGILVASVLAIAQSNVKRLFAYSSVAQIGYMVLGIGLANTTGLTASLLHLFNHALMKGALFLALAGVFYRLSTVELKSFQGLGRQMPLTLAAIVIGGLSLVGVPLTVGFVSKWYLVLAILERGWWPLAFLVMLGSLLALVYLWRIVEMAYFSPAPADGGNPPVKEAPLMILLPTWLLVIANVYFGLDTDLTVSLASLASIELFTPVVP; via the coding sequence ATGATGCAGCATTTGCCCGTATTGCAGGTGATCGTGCCCCTGCTGGCCGCGCCCCTGGCCCTGCTGCTGCGCCCCTCGCGGCTGGCCTGGCTGTTTGCCCTGATTGCCAGCGGCGCGGGGCTGTTCATCTCCCTCTCCCTGCTTGCCCAGGTGCTGGAGCAGGGCACCCTGATCTATGCCCTGGGCGGTTGGGCCGCGCCCATCGGCATCGAATACCGCATCGACCGGCTCAATGCCTTTGTCCTGCTGCTGGTGTCCCTGATCGGCTTTGTCGTCCTGCTTGCCGCGGATACCAGCATCCGGCGCGAGATCGATGAGGACAAGCAGCCCTACTTCTACAGCCTCTATCTGCTCTGCATGGCGGGCCTGCTGGGCATTGTCGCCACCGGCGACGCCTTCAATGTGTTCGTCTTTCTGGAGATCTCCGCCCTGTCCACCTATACGCTGATCGCCATGGGGCGGGATCGGCGAGCGCTCTGGGCCTCCTATCAATACCTGATCATGGGCACCATTGGCGCTACATTCATCCTCATTGGCATCGGCCTGCTGTATATGATGACCGGCACCCTGAACATGCACGATTTGGCCCTGCGCCTGCCGGCGGTGCAGAACAGCGCCACCGTGCTTACCGCCACGGCTTTTTTCGTGGTCGGGGTCTGCCTCAAGCTGGCCCTGTTCCCCATGCACCTGTGGCTGCCCAACGCCTATGCCTATGCGCCGTCCATCGTCACCGCATTGCTTGCCGCCACCGCGACCAAGGTGGCCATCTATGTACTGATCCGCTTCGTTTTCACCATCTTTGGCCTGGACTTCGCCTTCGACTCCCTGCCGGTACACGAGATGCTGTTGGTGCTGGGGGTGGTCGGCATCCTGGTGGCCTCGGTGCTGGCCATCGCCCAGAGCAACGTCAAGCGCCTGTTCGCCTACTCCAGCGTGGCGCAGATCGGCTACATGGTGCTGGGCATAGGCCTGGCCAACACCACCGGACTCACCGCCAGCCTGCTGCACCTGTTCAATCACGCCCTGATGAAGGGTGCCTTGTTTCTGGCCTTGGCTGGGGTGTTTTACCGCCTCAGCACGGTGGAGCTGAAATCTTTCCAGGGCCTGGGACGGCAAATGCCCCTGACCCTGGCCGCCATTGTCATCGGCGGCCTGAGCCTGGTGGGGGTGCCGCTCACGGTAGGCTTTGTCAGCAAGTGGTATCTGGTGCTGGCGATCCTGGAACGGGGCTGGTGGCCTCTGGCCTTTCTGGTGATGCTCGGCTCCCTGCTGGCCCTGGTCTATCTCTGGCGTATCGTTGAGATGGCCTATTTCAGCCCGGCCCCGGCCGATGGCGGCAATCCCCCGGTCAAGGAGGCCCCACTGATGATCCTGCTGCCCACCTGGCTGTTGGTCATCGCCAATGTCTATTTTGGCCTGGACACGGACCTGACGGTGAGCCTGGCCAGTCTGGCCTCCATTGAACTCTTTACCCCGGTGGTGCCATGA
- a CDS encoding monovalent cation/H+ antiporter subunit D family protein (subunit D of antiporter complex involved in resistance to high concentrations of Na+, K+, Li+ and/or alkali; contains an oxidoreductase domain; catalyzes the transfer of electrons from NADH to ubiquinone) has translation MSLGLNLELGLNLALLLPWLAAPLLLSLRRWPNLREAVTLLSGIGLFLLVFGLYQAHLDGQRLQLHWLEVMPGLSLSFQLEALSLLFALVASALWPVTSLYAIGYMRAHDEAHQTRFYICFAIAIGATMGLAFSDNLFSLFIFYEVLTLSTYPLVTHAGTDRAKRGGRVYLGILMTTSIGFLLLAIIATWLHAGRLDFSPGGIFQGQLEPWLGSLLLALFVFGIGKAAIMPFHRWLPAAMVAPTPVSALLHAVAVVKAGAFSLLKVAAFIFGLDLLKDLPATDWLLYLAGISVVLASLVALTKDNLKARLAYSTIGQLGYISIGALLATQSGLIGGAMHIAAHAFGKITLFFCAGAIYIALHKTEISDMRGIGRQMPLTLAAFFIGAVSIIGLPPSGGAWSKWFLVLGALDAGQLALMAALMFSSLLNIAYLLPIPYRAFFPNDGRPVWQPQARQEAPLPMLIAIGLSASASLALFFYPQPFYRLASGILGG, from the coding sequence ATGAGCCTGGGCCTGAACCTTGAGCTGGGCTTGAACCTGGCCCTGCTGCTGCCCTGGCTGGCGGCCCCTCTGCTGCTGTCCCTGCGCCGCTGGCCTAATCTGCGCGAGGCGGTCACCCTGCTGAGCGGGATTGGCCTGTTCCTGCTGGTGTTTGGCCTCTATCAGGCCCATCTGGATGGCCAGCGGTTGCAACTGCACTGGCTGGAGGTCATGCCCGGCCTGAGCCTCAGCTTCCAACTGGAGGCCCTGAGCCTGCTGTTTGCCCTGGTGGCCAGCGCCCTCTGGCCGGTCACCAGCCTCTATGCCATCGGCTACATGCGCGCCCACGACGAGGCCCATCAGACCCGCTTTTATATCTGCTTCGCCATCGCCATAGGTGCCACCATGGGCCTGGCCTTCAGCGACAACCTGTTCAGCCTGTTTATCTTTTATGAAGTCCTGACCCTGTCCACCTATCCCCTGGTGACCCATGCCGGCACAGACAGGGCGAAGCGGGGCGGGCGGGTCTATCTGGGTATACTGATGACCACCTCCATCGGCTTCCTGCTGCTGGCCATCATCGCCACCTGGCTGCACGCGGGCCGTCTGGACTTCAGCCCCGGCGGCATCTTTCAAGGCCAGCTGGAACCTTGGCTTGGCAGCCTGCTGCTGGCACTGTTTGTGTTCGGTATCGGCAAGGCGGCGATCATGCCCTTCCACCGCTGGCTGCCAGCGGCCATGGTGGCACCGACCCCGGTCAGCGCCCTGCTCCACGCCGTGGCCGTGGTCAAGGCCGGGGCCTTCAGCCTGCTCAAGGTGGCAGCCTTCATCTTTGGCCTGGACCTGCTCAAGGATCTCCCCGCCACCGACTGGCTGCTCTATCTGGCCGGCATCAGCGTGGTGCTGGCCTCCCTGGTGGCCCTGACTAAGGACAACCTCAAGGCGCGACTGGCCTATTCCACCATCGGCCAACTGGGCTACATCAGCATCGGTGCCCTGCTCGCCACCCAGTCGGGGTTGATTGGCGGGGCCATGCACATCGCCGCCCATGCCTTTGGCAAGATCACCCTGTTCTTCTGTGCTGGGGCCATCTACATCGCCCTGCACAAGACCGAGATCAGCGACATGCGCGGCATCGGCCGCCAGATGCCCCTGACCCTGGCGGCCTTTTTCATCGGCGCGGTGAGCATCATCGGCCTGCCCCCCAGCGGCGGTGCCTGGAGCAAGTGGTTTTTGGTGCTGGGCGCCCTGGATGCCGGTCAGCTGGCGCTGATGGCCGCGCTCATGTTCAGCTCCCTGTTGAATATCGCCTATCTGCTGCCGATTCCTTATCGCGCCTTCTTCCCCAACGACGGTCGGCCGGTGTGGCAGCCGCAGGCCCGACAGGAGGCACCCCTGCCCATGCTCATCGCCATCGGCCTGAGTGCCTCGGCCAGTCTGGCGCTGTTTTTCTATCCGCAGCCGTTCTATCGACTGGCCAGCGGGATACTTGGAGGTTAG